The DNA window ctagttattttatgaaaattgatGATAATTCACCAACTGAGACATGCGCTGAATGTGGTAAAAAGTTGCCAATGGACAAATTTGGAGAACATTTAGACTTCCACGCAGCTCAAAAACTGAGTAGAGAgctaaacaataaaatagttaaaagtaataatgttGAGAATAGCGCAAAGAGAAAAAGGAATTCAGGGTCTCCAGTGAAAAAGCCTAAAGTACAATGCAAACCTATTGATCTTTTTTTTAGgtaatgaaatacaaaatatttaacagcaagtgtaaaatagaatttatatttgttatttataaattatgtttaataacaataaaatatgtgaaatttaaatcttacttttatttactcCAAAAATACATCACTGGgacaaacaaataaagtattaaatctatttttaaaattcttgtagaccactagttttttttatttatttaatcgaaTTCGTATCATTTATACAAGAAGATAGTTGAATGAAAAGCAAATTGTTAGAAATAaggttttattgttgtaaaacatttacacGGCGTATATTTCATTCTGGACCTTGCGCCACGAGTCGAGCGGGCCGTGCTCGGGGCGGTACTTCACGTTGCAGCCGTCATTGGCGAGGCGGCCATCATCGCGCAGCTGCTCGAACTCCTCACGCTCGTACTTTGTGAAGCCCCATTTCTTCGACACATAGATCTATagaaacaatttcatttaagcttaataataaataatgaaaacaaaaacttaattaggccatacttatttattatattggatCTAGTTATCTAAAGTGAAATTCCATCAATcagatgaaattttttatttgtcatgtTCATTATCATACTTGTCAAAATTATAAGAAGATGACTTGCATTTAAgtgttcaattttatttaataccacATGTTCAAAGTTCATAAGAATCTTcctaattttacaatttatgttaTACAACACCTTCTGGCGACCAGGGAACTTGAACTTGGCACGACGCAGAGCCTCGATGACCTGCGCCTTCCAGCGGTCACTAGAGCGCACCGACATGATGGGCTGTCCAATGCGCACACGCGCTACTGTACCTTGCGGCTTTCCGAAAGCACCACGCATCCCAGTCTGGAGCCTGGAAAAAACAGTTAATATGTCTGAAATATTGccacattattattttaataactaagtaGAATACAAATTCTAATAATTAAGAATtgggttattttattttcattcaaaattcTTCTTGTTATATTGTAGTTTCATAGCTTTTAAAAACAGCCACAAGCATTtaatctagtaaaaaaaatcataaaaaatatgtcatcatCCTGACtattaatttttgtcattttaaagtttaacaaaCATGCTTATTTAGTAAAGGAACTAGGACACAATATATGAAAGAATAACTGATGAACCAACAacactataataataaacatataattttatatccacTAATAGAACTCACATAACTTCATTTCTGTATCATTGTTAAGAAAaggctaattattaattgactTATTTCGGGATTTCGGTttctagtaaatatatatatttttctatttaagtaATCCAACAAGTGAAAACATTGTCACATTTGAAGTACTGTATAGCTATAGATCTGATTTTAAGGTGGATAAACTCAAATATGTTGcacaacattttaattgtacatGGCATTTTTCACTTCTCAACCGTAATTCCATTCTACTACTGGCATTATTCTTggttattgttttatgtaatatttagtaCATACCTATCAGCTCCAGCGCacgataacattttattgatgCGGATAACATGGAATGGATGCAGCCTCATACGAATGTGGAACTGATCCTTGCCGCAGTTCTTGACAAGGTACTTGTTGCAGCAAATGCGACCAGCTTCGAGCGCCTCCGAACTTAGCTGTTCATACTCGTCGGACACCAAGTGCACGCACAGAGGGAAGTCATCGACCGCAGCTCTCTTTTTGCCCAAGTCGAAAATACGAATCTTTGGGTCGGGTACACCACGACAGAACCGTGATTTTGGGTACGGTTTGTTTTTACAGTACCGATagctgaaatttaaatataaacatgagtattataaaacaatacatatGAGAAAACTATCAAGAAACAAGAAATAGCATGAAAGAAACAAATTACCATCTTGCTGGTCGGCGCCCCATTGTGATCTGAAATAcacgaaaaaatataatcaataatgaataaactttgTCCACTTAAATTCACACTAAGAAATACCACACACTTTAATGGATTATAGtagattttaaagaaatattatttttaccttcACAAAGTGACACCGTTTCCTTGTAAAAGAAAGATGACAAGAATGACAATTGACCACCAAAGAGTAGTGCTTGTTTCAAAATcaaagagtatataaaagaaaaatcgaaaTTCTCAATGCATACAGTTTTTAAAAACCGTTAAAATCTACCGCAAAATaacttattcatttttaaaaagctccctaactaataaaataaacaaaaacaaaatttaaaaatgcttttGGAATGAACGCAACACTTTTAGcgcaaactttaaaaaatttatgctGTAGTGTTTGCGTTTAAATGTCATTGTCAAGAAATTGTCAATTTGTCATTGATTTTGTtggttttatagtttaataatacaagAATGTATAGAAGTATTGTGGAAAAAGGAAAACTTTTCTATCATTGAATTCACTTATTAGTACAAggcattataataaacaacatGGGCGCTCTGGCAAGCAGACAAAATGCTGGAGTTGAAGAGGCAGATGTAGTCTCTAATCATGCGTACAAATATCCACCCAGATCTGGTTCGTATGACCTTTATCTTATTTGTATTGTGCTAGattctattatatttactcGATAGTATCGGATTCATAAATCTGAGTCAGACACATATAACTAAATAGTATATTGTCTTTCTTTATCGTATTCAACTTCAATAAATCGTTACaagttaataaagttaataatgattgattttaaaaaagattttaatgattttggtACTTTAACTTACTGACTATTGTATTCACTTTATTAAACACTAGCAGTTTCGCGCGACTTTGCCTGCGCGAGAATAACAAAatttctagtaataaataacagtgaaaattttttttcaaattgattcaTAATTTGCGgagcattttaaattttaaattcaaacaagaaagttattccttttattatattagtatacaTAATGAGGCTTATTCATTGTGTTAGGCAACTACTTTGGAAGTCATTTCATCATGGGCGGAGAAAGGTTTGACACACCTCAACCAGAAGCATACTTGTTTGGAGAGAAT is part of the Papilio machaon chromosome 4, ilPapMach1.1, whole genome shotgun sequence genome and encodes:
- the LOC106718437 gene encoding 60S ribosomal protein L10; the protein is MGRRPARCYRYCKNKPYPKSRFCRGVPDPKIRIFDLGKKRAAVDDFPLCVHLVSDEYEQLSSEALEAGRICCNKYLVKNCGKDQFHIRMRLHPFHVIRINKMLSCAGADRLQTGMRGAFGKPQGTVARVRIGQPIMSVRSSDRWKAQVIEALRRAKFKFPGRQKIYVSKKWGFTKYEREEFEQLRDDGRLANDGCNVKYRPEHGPLDSWRKVQNEIYAV